In Kitasatospora sp. NBC_00240, the following are encoded in one genomic region:
- a CDS encoding cobalamin-dependent protein — MERGKAGKAGLNVVVTTMVSDSHTWNLVFLQLLLEELGHRVVNLGPCVPDDVLAAECRRRRPDLIVLSSVNGHGYNDGLRVVAGLRACPELRGTPIVIGGKLGIAGAEDGARARALQEAGFDAVFEEAASVDAFRSYVRSLPAGVLL, encoded by the coding sequence GTGGAGCGTGGAAAGGCCGGAAAAGCCGGGCTGAATGTCGTGGTGACCACCATGGTCTCCGATTCGCACACCTGGAATCTGGTGTTTCTCCAGCTGTTGCTGGAAGAACTCGGGCACCGGGTGGTGAATCTCGGCCCGTGCGTCCCGGACGACGTCCTGGCCGCCGAATGCCGGCGGCGCCGACCCGACCTGATCGTCCTCAGCAGCGTCAACGGGCACGGCTACAACGACGGCCTGCGGGTCGTCGCAGGCCTGCGCGCCTGCCCGGAGCTGCGCGGCACGCCGATCGTCATCGGCGGGAAGCTGGGCATCGCCGGGGCGGAGGACGGCGCCCGCGCCCGGGCCCTGCAGGAGGCCGGCTTCGACGCGGTCTTCGAGGAGGCCGCCTCGGTGGACGCGTTCCGCTCCTACGTCCGCTCGCTGCCGGCCGGAGTGCTGTTGTGA
- a CDS encoding asparagine synthetase A gives MTVQTAQGPTPPADPGRHLASPTTRSALRIQHHLLGAAREFLRGEGFTELLPPVIGPVTDPGARGSKQVDIDFYGHRYKLMTSAILYKQASLLAFDKIFCVAPNVRLEPLETAATNRHLVEFHQLDVEVAGASREQITALVEQLVVHMVRSTVAALPAEFEELGRDTDAFHDLLQGAFERVRHSDAVLDLRAAGHDQNPDAELDWEGEALLSAKAGRPFFVTDYPKGSRGFYDRECPGEPGLLRNFDLIAPEGYGELCSGSERTNEYADIITRMRETGENPQKYRWYLDLVREGIPASAGFGIGVERLTRYVAGLDAVWQASAYPKLAGVVSP, from the coding sequence ATGACCGTGCAGACCGCCCAAGGGCCCACGCCGCCGGCCGACCCCGGCAGGCACCTGGCGTCGCCGACCACGCGCAGCGCGCTGCGCATCCAGCACCACCTGCTCGGCGCCGCGCGGGAGTTCCTGCGCGGGGAGGGGTTCACCGAACTGCTGCCGCCGGTCATCGGGCCGGTCACCGACCCGGGCGCCCGGGGCTCCAAGCAGGTCGACATCGACTTCTACGGCCACCGCTACAAGCTGATGACCAGCGCCATCCTCTACAAGCAGGCCTCTCTGCTGGCCTTCGACAAGATCTTCTGCGTCGCCCCGAACGTCCGGCTGGAGCCCCTGGAGACGGCCGCCACCAATCGCCACCTGGTCGAGTTCCACCAGCTGGACGTCGAGGTCGCCGGCGCCTCCCGGGAGCAGATCACCGCACTCGTCGAGCAGTTGGTCGTGCACATGGTGCGCAGCACCGTCGCGGCGCTGCCCGCCGAGTTCGAGGAGCTCGGCCGGGACACCGACGCCTTCCACGACCTGCTGCAGGGCGCCTTCGAGCGGGTCCGGCACAGCGACGCCGTGCTGGACCTCCGGGCGGCCGGGCACGACCAGAACCCCGACGCCGAACTCGACTGGGAGGGCGAGGCACTGCTGTCCGCCAAGGCCGGCCGCCCGTTCTTCGTCACCGACTACCCCAAGGGTTCGCGCGGCTTCTACGACCGCGAGTGCCCCGGCGAGCCCGGCCTGCTGCGCAACTTCGACCTGATCGCGCCCGAAGGCTACGGCGAACTGTGCAGCGGCAGCGAGCGGACCAACGAGTACGCCGACATCATCACCCGGATGCGGGAGACCGGCGAGAACCCGCAGAAGTACCGCTGGTACCTCGACCTGGTCCGCGAGGGCATCCCCGCCAGCGCAGGCTTCGGCATCGGTGTGGAGCGCCTGACCCGGTACGTCGCCGGCCTGGACGCCGTCTGGCAGGCCAGCGCCTACCCCAAGCTCGCCGGGGTGGTCTCGCCGTGA
- a CDS encoding helix-turn-helix domain-containing protein, translating to MDGGQPVSSFGELLKVRRERVGLTQQGLADHATLSVRAIRDMETGRVHRPRHETVRLLADALRLEGRSRAAFEAAARQQAPVEEPAAPPAARNAIVGRSTEAEVLADVLTVHGDRLVSVVGLGGVGKTRLALEVARRLHDSVRWAVRWVACGDREPGGPGAAFADLVGRPGPAEGLADQIGERPTLLVLDGADGGVNSSTLDDLFHRCAGLRVLITSRVPQGLDGEQVIPLGPLETPAPELDDDPQRLAEVAAVRLLLSHVRRVRPGFRLGREEAAAVGALCRYLDGLPGALELAAGWTLVQSPGQLMARLRGNPFTLTAPSPLCHERGDVRDSLTGALHLLSPRQRALLGLLADGDQGWTVEEAVALSGRPVQECLAVVHELLSRGLVRTVGGGQGGVRFAVLNLFRVLCREERESWLSAGAARSEERSGPYPLLEALAG from the coding sequence ATGGACGGCGGTCAGCCGGTGTCGAGTTTTGGCGAGTTGCTCAAGGTACGGCGGGAGCGTGTCGGGCTGACCCAGCAGGGCCTGGCCGACCACGCGACGCTGAGCGTGCGGGCGATCCGCGACATGGAGACGGGACGCGTCCACCGCCCCCGGCACGAGACCGTGCGGCTGCTTGCCGACGCGCTGCGGCTGGAGGGGCGGAGCAGGGCCGCCTTCGAGGCGGCCGCCCGGCAGCAGGCGCCGGTGGAGGAGCCCGCCGCGCCACCGGCCGCCCGCAACGCGATCGTCGGCCGGAGCACCGAGGCCGAGGTGCTGGCCGACGTCCTCACCGTGCACGGCGACCGGCTGGTGTCGGTGGTCGGCCTCGGCGGGGTGGGCAAGACCCGGCTCGCCCTGGAGGTGGCCCGGCGCCTGCACGACTCGGTGCGCTGGGCGGTGCGCTGGGTGGCCTGCGGCGACCGCGAGCCCGGCGGCCCCGGGGCGGCCTTCGCCGACCTGGTGGGCCGCCCCGGCCCGGCGGAGGGGCTCGCCGACCAGATCGGCGAGCGGCCCACCCTGCTGGTGCTCGACGGCGCCGACGGCGGCGTCAACTCCTCCACGCTGGACGACCTGTTCCACCGCTGCGCGGGACTGCGGGTGCTGATCACCTCCCGGGTGCCGCAGGGGCTGGACGGCGAACAGGTGATCCCGCTCGGGCCGCTGGAGACCCCGGCCCCCGAACTGGACGACGACCCGCAGCGGCTGGCCGAGGTCGCAGCGGTGCGGCTGCTGCTGTCGCACGTCCGCCGGGTGCGGCCCGGGTTCCGGCTCGGACGGGAGGAGGCCGCGGCGGTCGGCGCGCTCTGCCGGTACCTGGACGGCCTGCCCGGCGCGCTGGAACTCGCGGCTGGCTGGACCCTGGTGCAGTCGCCCGGCCAGCTGATGGCCCGGCTGCGCGGCAACCCCTTCACCCTCACCGCGCCGTCCCCGCTCTGCCACGAACGCGGGGACGTGCGTGACTCGCTGACCGGCGCGCTGCACCTGCTGAGCCCCCGTCAGCGCGCCCTGCTGGGCCTGCTGGCGGACGGGGACCAGGGGTGGACGGTGGAGGAGGCGGTGGCGCTGAGCGGCCGGCCCGTCCAGGAATGCCTGGCCGTGGTGCACGAACTGCTCTCCCGCGGGCTGGTGCGGACGGTGGGCGGCGGCCAGGGCGGGGTGCGGTTCGCAGTGCTCAACCTCTTCCGGGTGCTGTGCCGGGAGGAGCGGGAGAGCTGGCTGTCGGCGGGGGCCGCGCGCAGCGAGGAGCGCTCGGGACCGTACCCCCTGTTGGAGGCCCTCGCCGGGTGA
- a CDS encoding methylaspartate mutase, whose amino-acid sequence MTAFGPFVARARAAGALVVQPRMGMSEPDRMRAGLLATRNAAATTVGTVTLDSYTRTGELATARRAVAEGVPLNGYPIISHPPGVTRSVLHGVADDSFPVQVRHGSARPEKIFAALLAAGLHATEGGPVSYCLPYSRTPLSEAVDSWRRCCELLAASRADGAEPHLETFGGCMMGQLCPPGLLIALSVLEGLFFRRHGLRSISLSYAQQASTRQDEEAVTALQAIAAELLPDVDRHVVIYTYMGVYPLSPGGAQLLLDEAARLAVRTGAARLIVKTTAEAYRIPTVGENVRALESAAAVAAGERRSPPGAAPDTGIRAEARTLIDAVLDLHPDIGRALELAFAKGYLDVPYCLHPDNAGRARSRLDPDGRLHWSDPGSMPIGRAGGAPGAPALSSTELLGALSYVQRTYDRRAFRTPVAGGISVAR is encoded by the coding sequence GTGACGGCGTTCGGGCCGTTCGTGGCCCGCGCCCGGGCGGCCGGCGCGCTGGTGGTGCAGCCACGGATGGGAATGAGCGAGCCCGACCGGATGCGGGCCGGCCTGCTCGCCACCAGGAACGCGGCCGCCACCACCGTCGGCACCGTCACCCTGGACAGCTACACCCGCACCGGCGAGCTGGCCACCGCCCGCCGGGCCGTCGCCGAGGGTGTCCCGCTCAACGGCTACCCGATCATCAGCCACCCGCCCGGCGTCACCCGGTCCGTGCTGCACGGCGTCGCCGACGACAGCTTCCCGGTCCAGGTCCGGCACGGCTCGGCCCGCCCCGAGAAGATCTTCGCGGCGCTGCTCGCCGCCGGCCTGCACGCCACCGAGGGCGGCCCCGTCTCGTACTGCCTGCCCTACAGCCGCACCCCGCTGTCCGAGGCCGTCGACAGCTGGAGACGCTGCTGCGAGCTGCTGGCCGCCTCCCGGGCCGACGGCGCCGAGCCGCACCTGGAGACCTTCGGCGGCTGCATGATGGGCCAGCTCTGCCCGCCTGGCCTGCTGATCGCGCTCAGCGTGCTGGAGGGCCTCTTCTTCCGCCGGCACGGGCTGCGCAGCATCTCGCTCAGCTACGCCCAGCAGGCCAGCACCCGCCAGGACGAGGAGGCGGTGACGGCCCTGCAGGCGATCGCCGCCGAACTGCTCCCGGACGTGGACCGGCACGTGGTGATCTACACCTACATGGGCGTGTACCCGCTGTCGCCCGGCGGCGCGCAACTGCTGCTGGACGAGGCGGCCCGGCTCGCCGTCCGTACCGGCGCTGCCCGGCTGATCGTGAAGACCACCGCCGAGGCGTACCGCATCCCCACCGTCGGCGAGAACGTCCGGGCCCTGGAGAGCGCGGCCGCCGTCGCCGCCGGCGAGCGCCGCAGCCCGCCGGGGGCCGCCCCCGACACCGGGATCCGCGCCGAGGCCCGCACCCTGATCGACGCCGTCCTCGACCTGCACCCGGACATCGGCCGCGCGCTGGAGCTGGCCTTCGCCAAGGGCTACCTGGACGTCCCGTACTGCCTGCACCCCGACAACGCCGGCCGCGCCCGCAGCCGGCTCGACCCGGACGGGCGGCTGCACTGGTCGGACCCCGGGTCGATGCCGATCGGCCGGGCCGGCGGCGCCCCGGGCGCCCCGGCGCTCAGCTCCACCGAACTGCTCGGCGCGCTGTCGTACGTGCAGCGCACCTACGACCGGCGGGCGTTCCGCACCCCGGTCGCCGGCGGGATCTCCGTCGCCCGCTGA